In one Lolium rigidum isolate FL_2022 chromosome 3, APGP_CSIRO_Lrig_0.1, whole genome shotgun sequence genomic region, the following are encoded:
- the LOC124700579 gene encoding uncharacterized protein LOC124700579, translated as MFLRSKVQEMILRRRSRSMSGAQHAGNPSTAPCVEDGGKAHAPSFASPRLLHSASLPAGAGSPMRDSVAMAYSLSPTSVLVASAAFLVAGADRGGGSGSSGSSKRRPWCDGCAGPHGLADALDCAHDGQERRRSILAGRVKAQAPALARSCSLDRRVEFGVKNKSSWLPLRTGSRTEQEEAAPAPEETEMEPSSEDYTCVISRGPNPRTVHIFGDRVVEGDHRESSAWHINLPVDTQAS; from the coding sequence ATGTTTCTGAGGTCCAAGGTCCAGGAGATGATCCTGAGGAGGAGGTCCAGATCGATGAGCGGCGCGCAGCACGCCGGCAACCCGTCGACGGCTCCGTGCGTCGAGGACGGCGGCAAGGCTCATGCGCCGTCCTTCGCGTCGCCGAGGCTGCTGCACTCAGCGTCCCTCCCGGCCGGCGCCGGGAGCCCCATGCGGGACTCCGTCGCGATGGCCTACTCCCTGAGCCCGACCTCCGTGCTCGTCGCGTCGGCGGCCTTCTTGGTGGCCGGCGCCGAtcggggcggcggcagcggcagcagcggcagcagcaaGCGCCGGCCCTGGTGCGACGGCTGCGCGGGACCGCACGGGCTCGCCGACGCGCTCGACTGCGCCCACGATGGCCAGGAGCGGAGGAGGAGCATCCTCGCGGGCCGCGTCAAGGCGCAGGCGCCGGCTCTGGCCCGGTCGTGCTCCCTCGACCGCCGCGTGGAGTTCGGGGTCAAGAACAAGAGCTCCTGGCTGCCGCTGCGCACCGGCAGCCGtacggaacaggaagaggcagcgCCGGCTCCCGAGGAGACAGAGATGGAGCCGTCGTCGGAGGACTACACCTGCGTCATCTCGCGAGGGCCGAACCCGAGGACGGTGCACATCTTCGGCGACCGCGTCGTCGAGGGCGACCACCGGGAGAGCTCGGCGTGGCACATAAACCTACCTGTGGACACACAGGCTTCTTGA